Proteins from one Fragaria vesca subsp. vesca linkage group LG6, FraVesHawaii_1.0, whole genome shotgun sequence genomic window:
- the LOC101315359 gene encoding 40S ribosomal protein S17-4-like — protein sequence MGRVRTKTVKKSSRQVIERYYSRMTLDFHTNKKVLEEVAIIPSKRLRNKIAGFSTHLMKRIQKGPVRGISLKLQEEERERRMDFVPDESAIKTDDIAVDKETLDMLTALGMGDIPGVRVESTDLQAAPVGYGRGGPRRY from the coding sequence ATGGGACGCGTCCGCACCAAAACCGTGAAGAAGTCCTCCCGCCAAGTCATCGAGCGGTACTACTCCCGCATGACCCTCGACTTCCACACTAACAAGAAGGTCCTGGAAGAAGTCGCCATCATCCCATCGAAGCGCCTCCGCAACAAGATCGCCGGATTCTCGACCCATCTCATGAAGCGCATCCAGAAGGGCCCCGTCCGCGGCATCTCCCTCAAGCTTCAGGAGGAGGAGCGCGAGCGCCGCATGGACTTCGTCCCCGATGAGTCTGCCATCAAGACTGACGACATCGCCGTCGACAAGGAGACTCTTGACATGCTCACTGCTCTCGGCATGGGTGATATTCCCGGTGTCAGGGTCGAATCCACTGATCTGCAGGCTGCTCCGGTCGGGTACGGCCGCGGCGGGCCCAGGAGGTACTAG